The proteins below come from a single Procambarus clarkii isolate CNS0578487 unplaced genomic scaffold, FALCON_Pclarkii_2.0 HiC_scaffold_98, whole genome shotgun sequence genomic window:
- the LOC138360163 gene encoding piggyBac transposable element-derived protein 4-like: MSDGEYVVDDVESEYSTCTSPGLPRCPGSTPLELPSPSVTGHVGVKLLFPYTNEDMPEIDYFMTYFDQPIMDHLVAETNQYALELIDSGNLPASRLTRWKDTTIEEMDMSCDRFLLLLRCLNFENNAKEDRHDRLWKVRKIFIELRRKFRDYFVPAQSVLTDESLVLFKGQLAFTQYIPSKRHQMNKSTRAVTKIRIYVREHPRRCLNRLSYVMVVVYSNLHVEMVKIHTASQAVS; encoded by the exons ATGAGTGATGGGGAGTATGTGGTGGACGATGTCGAGAGTGAGTACAGTACATGCACCTCGCCCGGCCTCCCACgctgccctgggtcaacaccactGGAGTTACCATCACCATCTGTCACCGGAC ATGTTGGTGTGAAACTCTTATTCCCCTATACTAATGAGGATATGCCTGAAATTGATTATTTTATGACATATTTCGATCAACCAATCATGGACCATCTCGTTGCAGAGACGAACCAATACGCTCTGGAACTCATTGACTCTGGAAATTTACCTGCCTCTCGATTGACACGTTGGAAAGACACGACTATTGAGGAAAT GGACATGTCTTGTGATAGGTTCCTGCTGCTTCTCAGGTGCCTCAACTTTGAGAACAATGCTAAGGaagacagacacgacagactgtggaaagtgCGGAAGATATTTATTGAATTGAGACGAAAGTTTCGTGACTATTTTGTACCAGCACAGAGTGTCTTGACTGATGAATCGCTAGTTCTCTTCAAGGGACAACTCGCGTTCACgcagtacattccatcaaagcggcaccagatgaacaaatccacaagggccgtgacgaagattcgaatctacgtccgcgagcatcccagacgctgccttaatcgactgagctacgtcaTGGTAGTTGTGTACAGCAACTTACATGTCGAGATGGTCAAGATCCACACGGCTTCTCAAGCAGTGTCGTGA